The DNA sequence CTCGTCCGACAAATGAGCGGGAAGCGGCAAATGGCGGATCATCACAAACGGATCGGGAACGACAAAGCGGACACGCCGCCCGTCAAGTTTCCATTCGTCAACACATTCGTCCAAAATCATCGCCAACGTTTCCCGATCGGCGATTTTTCCATCGTGAATGATGCCGGGCGGCAAGGCTCGCTCGCCCCATCGCCTCGCCTCGGGCGGCTGCCCCGGCTTTGCTTCCACATAGCGCAGGACATGATCTTTGATGATGATGTTCGCCTGTTTCGCCTTTCGCCGCCATAACGCCATCTTCATTCCGCTTCCTTTCTGCCGTCTTTACATCATGAGTGAAATATACGCGCGCACGATCGCTTCTCCGAAGAAAAACGCGGTCAACGCCCCGAGTGCGATCGCCGGCGCAAACGGCATCGGCTTGCCGCGCCGCACGCGGCCCAACGCCATGCCGACAAGCCCGATCACCGTTCCGTACAACGTCGCCAAGAAAAACGCGAGCAACACCATTTTCCAACCGAGCACAAACCCAAGCACGGCAAACAGCTTCACATCGCCGCCGCCCATCCCGCCTTTGGACAAAACGGCGATCAGCCATAAAAGCGAAAATCCGACCGCCGCCCCAAGGAGCATATCGGCCCACGGCAAAAACGGAATCACAAGCCGCTCAACCAAAAACAAACCGACAAACACCAAAAGCACCCGGTCGGGGATGAGCATGTAGCGAAGATCGGAGACGACAATGATGGCAAACAAGCTGATCAACGTCCACGCCACAACGAGCCGCCCGCTCCAGCCGACCCACATCGGCGCGGCCATAAACAAGGCAGCGGTGGCCAATTCCATCGCCGGGTAAAGGGGAGAAATGCGCCCCCCGCACCCTTTGCACCGCCCGCGCTGTACGACATACGACACAACCGGAATGAGCTCCCCCGCCGATAGCGTCCGTCCGCACGCCGGACAATGCGACCGCGGCCTGATGATTGACTCCCCGACCGGCACCCGCAGCCCGACAACGTTGAAAAATGAGGCGAGGAGGAGGGAGAAGAGAAAAATAACCATAGCAATCATAATGAGACACCAATAAACCCAATTTTTAGGTGTGATATTATTTGCTTAGTTCTTCTTCAGATGCAAGGCCGTCGTTATTTGTATCTACAAGACCTACTGAATCGTGTTCTTTTAAATAATACGTATACTTACCTGAATTCCCCTGATGTACTTCTACTTCATATTGTCTATCATCTACGCTATCTAAATAGTCATTTAAATCTGTTTGGTCTAGCGTTTGAATTGAACTGTTGGCACTATCTGGTGTAAAACTATTAGCTGTCATATACATCTTAGCTGCATTGATAATTTGAATTCCCTCAGCAATCTTTGCATCATTTTTTGACTTATTAATAATTCCCCCAATGCTCGGAATCGCAATCGCCGCGATAATCCCTAAAATGACGATGACGGCGAGCAGTTCGATGAGCGTCAAGCCGCGCTCGTTTTTCAACACCCGTTTGAACATAGTTCCCTCTCCCTTTCTTTCATTTTTATCCTGTTTTACCTATTATTCTACAACATAGGAAGAAAAATAGAAATATATTCTTATTTTATTGTTGAATATGGTTGAAAATATCATACATCGGCACGATGATCGAAGTGACGATCGTCCCGACGACGCCGGCGAGAAGCACGATCATAAGCGGTTCGATGAGCGATTTCAATCGGTCGGTGGCCGCATCGACTTCCGTTTCGTAAAAATCGGCGACTTTGCCGAGCATGGCGTCAAGCGCACCGGTCTGTTCGCCGATCGTGATCATTTGCGCAACAAGCGGCGGAAACGCCCAATGGCGGCGGAGCGGCTCCGAGAGCGATTGCCCGCGCTCGAGGGAGGTTCGCGCTTCAGCCAGCACAGATGCGATCACTTCATTTTCCACGACGCGCCCGGCGATAGAAAGCGCCTCTAAAATCGGCACCGAGCTTGCAACAAGCGAGCTGAGCGTCCGTGTCAGGCGGGCGAGCGCCGCTTTTTGCACGAGCGTGCCGAACATCGGCATCCGCAGGGCGGCATAATCCAAATAGTACTTCGTTGTCTTTTGCCGCCGAAGAACCACAAACGATGCGTACACGCCGGCAAAAAGCAGGACGACGGCCCACCAATACCGCTGCATCACACTGCTTGCTTTGAGCACAAACTTCGTAATCGCCGGCAGTTCAGCGTGGAACTCGGCGAACATCTCGACAAACGTTGGCACAACGGCGACAAGCAAAAAAATGACAACCGCGGTGGCAACGATGGCAACAGCAATCGGATAGGTGAGCGCCGAGGCGATTTTTTGCCGCGTCCGATGCATTTTTTCAAAATGATCGGCCAAGCGGTCAAGCGTCTCGTCAAGCGTCCCGCTCGCTTCACCGGCGCGCACCATGTTGACAAACAGCGGCGGAAAGATGCGCGGATGATTCGCCGCTGCCGCTGAGAGCGGGTTCCCGCCGCGCAATGACTGTTCGATGTCAAGAAGCGTCTTAGCGAGCGGCTTGCTTTCCGTTTGCTCCGCCAAAATGCGGATCGAATCGACGATCGTCACTCCGGCGCGCACAAGCGTTGCGAACTGGCGCAAAAAGATGACAAAGTGCTGCAGTTTGACGGCGCGGCCAAACGAAATTTCTTTGTTCCATATGGACGGCGGCACTTCGGCAAGCGCCAGCAGGCGAATTCCTTTTTCCCGAAGCTTTGCCGCCGCCTCGCGCCGCGAAACGGCAGTGATCACCCCAGCTTTTTTCCGTCCGCTTCGGTCGCGCCCCTCGTACTTAAACTGCGCCATCGTCCCCACGCTCCCCCGCCAAATACACTTCAGCCGCCAGCGGATCGATGCGTCCAGCGGCTGCAAGTTCCTTAACGCTCATTTCCATCGTCTGCATGCCGAGGCTGCGGCTCGTTTGCATAATGTTGATGATTTGATGTTCTTTTTCGTTGCGGATTAAGTTGGCGACGGCCGCATTGTTCACTAAAATTTCCAGCGCTGCCGTCCGCCCGGTTTTGTGTCTGTTTGGAAACAAGCGCTGAGCGATGATGGCCACGAGCACGGAAGCAAGCTGCAGCCGGATTTGCGCCTGCTGGGCCGGCGGAAAGACGTCAATCATCCGCTCAATCGCCGCCGGCGCGCTCGCCGTATGAAGCGTGCCAAGCACTAAATGGCCCGTTTCCGCGGCGGTGATTGCCGTTTGGATTGTTTCCAAATCGCGCATTTCCCCGACTAAAATGACGTCTGGATCTTGACGAAGCGCAGCGCGCAATCCGGCGGCAAAACTGCCAGTGTCGAATCCCACCTCGCGTTGGTCGATGATCGATTTCCCGTGTTTATGCAAATACTCGATTGGATCTTCCAGCGTGATGATATGTTTCGACATCGTTTTGTTCATATAGTCGATCATCGCCGCCAATGTCGTCGATTTGCCGCTGCCGGTCAGTCCGGTGACAAGCACGAGTCCGTGCTGCTTTTCGGCGATGCGCTTTAAAACATCCGGCAGGCCAAGTTCCTCCAGCGTCGGGATGCGCACCGGGATGAGGCGCACGGCGAGCGACACGCATGACCGCTGTTTAAACACGTTTAAGCGAAAGCGGGAAACGCCGGCAATGCCATACGAAAAATCAAGCTCTCCGGTTTCCTGAAACTGCTGCCAAAGCGGCGCCGGAATGACGGCTTTCGCCATTTGCTCTGTTTCCTCCGGGTGCAGGCGCTCATGGCCGTAAGCTCTCAACTCCCCGTTCACGCAAAAAATCGGCGGCGCGCCGACGGTCAAATGCACGTCGGAAGCGCGGCATTCAAAGGCCGCGCGCAATAACGCCTCAAGCTTTTCCTTCATCCGTCTCACCCATCAATGCAAAATGGCCACTTTCAGCACTTCTTCAAGCGTGGTCAACCCTTGCTTCACTTTCAACAGCCCATCATCCAGCAAAAAAATCATTTTGTTTTGCAGGGCAAGCTCTCGCAATTTCGAAAACGGCTCGTTGTTTAAAATGACGCGCCGCATCTCATCGGTGACAATAAGCAGCTCGTGAATCGCCAGCCGTCCGCGGTAACCGGTCATGTTGCACATCGGGCAGCCGCGGCCGCGGACAAGTTGATGAACCTCAATGCCGCGGCGGGCGAAAATGTCCCGCTCCCGCTTCGTCGGCTCATACACCTCTTGACAGTCGCGGCAGACGCGGCGCACAAGCCGCTGCGAGACAACGCCGGCGAGCGATGTGGCCACTAAAAACGGCTCAATCCCCATATCGATCAGGCGGGTGATCGTGCTTAATGCATCGTTCGTATGGAGCGTGCTCAACACTAAATGACCGGTGAGCGAAGCGCGGATCGCCACTTCCGCCGTCTCGCGGTCGCGAATCTCCCCAACCATGATGATGTTCGGGTCTTGACGCAAAATCGAGCGGAGCCCTTGGGCGAACGTCAAGCCGACATTCGGGTTGACTTGAATTTGGTTGACGCCTTCGATCTGATATTCGACTGGATCTTCAATCGTAATAATGTTCACGTGCTCGCTGTTTAAATGGTTGAGCGCCGCATAGAGCGTCGACGATTTCCCCGAACCGGTCGGTCCGGTGATCAAGACGATGCCGTTCGGCCGCTCGATCAAGCGGATGAACCGATCTAAATTGACCGGGTTGAAACCAAGTTTATGAATATCGTTTAACGCTGCGCCCAAGTCGAGGACGCGCATGACGATTTTCTCACCGTATACGGTCGGCAGCGTTGAAACGCGCAAATCGACCGGATGAAAATCGATGTCCATTTTGATCCGCCCGTCTTGCGGCACACGGTGTTCGGTGATGTCCATATTGGCCAAAATTTTAATTCTCACCGTCAACATGCTTTGCATATGTTTCGGCAGCGCGCGTTCGGTGCGAAGCAGGCCGTCGATCCGATAGCGGATGAGTACTTTCGTCTCCTGTGGATCGATATGAATGTCGCTCGCCCGCTGTTCAACAGCAAGCTGCAAAATTTGGTTCACCAAACGAACGATGGGAGAATCGTCCTCAGCAGCCCGCTCGTCGTCGCGCACCTCAGGCGGCGGCGTTTGCAAAAAATCCTCAAATGCTTCGTCGATGTCGTAATATTTATTGATCGCCCGCAAAATATCGTCTTTTGAAGCGATCGCCGTTTCAATTTGAAACCCGGTCGACAGGCGCAAATCGTCGATGGCAAAAAAGTCCATTGGATCGGCCATGGCAACGAGCAGCCGATCGCCTTCCACCTTGAGCGGCATGACCATATGGCGGCGGGCAAACTCTTTCGGCACGAGGTTTGTCGCTTTCGGATCGATCGGGTACTGGTACAAACTGACGTGCGGAATGCCGAGCTGAAACTCGAGCGCCTCAATCAGCTGCTGTTCCGTGATGTAGCCGCGCTGCAACAAGGCGTCGCCAATCTTTTGCCCGGGCGCCTTCTCGCGCAGCGCCTCGGCCAGCTGACTTTCGGTGATCAACCCCGCTTCGACAAGCAAATCAC is a window from the Geobacillus stearothermophilus ATCC 12980 genome containing:
- a CDS encoding prepilin peptidase, with the protein product MIAMVIFLFSLLLASFFNVVGLRVPVGESIIRPRSHCPACGRTLSAGELIPVVSYVVQRGRCKGCGGRISPLYPAMELATAALFMAAPMWVGWSGRLVVAWTLISLFAIIVVSDLRYMLIPDRVLLVFVGLFLVERLVIPFLPWADMLLGAAVGFSLLWLIAVLSKGGMGGGDVKLFAVLGFVLGWKMVLLAFFLATLYGTVIGLVGMALGRVRRGKPMPFAPAIALGALTAFFFGEAIVRAYISLMM
- a CDS encoding prepilin-type N-terminal cleavage/methylation domain-containing protein, giving the protein MFKRVLKNERGLTLIELLAVIVILGIIAAIAIPSIGGIINKSKNDAKIAEGIQIINAAKMYMTANSFTPDSANSSIQTLDQTDLNDYLDSVDDRQYEVEVHQGNSGKYTYYLKEHDSVGLVDTNNDGLASEEELSK
- a CDS encoding type II secretion system F family protein, giving the protein MAQFKYEGRDRSGRKKAGVITAVSRREAAAKLREKGIRLLALAEVPPSIWNKEISFGRAVKLQHFVIFLRQFATLVRAGVTIVDSIRILAEQTESKPLAKTLLDIEQSLRGGNPLSAAAANHPRIFPPLFVNMVRAGEASGTLDETLDRLADHFEKMHRTRQKIASALTYPIAVAIVATAVVIFLLVAVVPTFVEMFAEFHAELPAITKFVLKASSVMQRYWWAVVLLFAGVYASFVVLRRQKTTKYYLDYAALRMPMFGTLVQKAALARLTRTLSSLVASSVPILEALSIAGRVVENEVIASVLAEARTSLERGQSLSEPLRRHWAFPPLVAQMITIGEQTGALDAMLGKVADFYETEVDAATDRLKSLIEPLMIVLLAGVVGTIVTSIIVPMYDIFNHIQQ
- a CDS encoding type IV pilus twitching motility protein PilT, which gives rise to MKEKLEALLRAAFECRASDVHLTVGAPPIFCVNGELRAYGHERLHPEETEQMAKAVIPAPLWQQFQETGELDFSYGIAGVSRFRLNVFKQRSCVSLAVRLIPVRIPTLEELGLPDVLKRIAEKQHGLVLVTGLTGSGKSTTLAAMIDYMNKTMSKHIITLEDPIEYLHKHGKSIIDQREVGFDTGSFAAGLRAALRQDPDVILVGEMRDLETIQTAITAAETGHLVLGTLHTASAPAAIERMIDVFPPAQQAQIRLQLASVLVAIIAQRLFPNRHKTGRTAALEILVNNAAVANLIRNEKEHQIINIMQTSRSLGMQTMEMSVKELAAAGRIDPLAAEVYLAGERGDDGAV
- a CDS encoding GspE/PulE family protein; translation: MSKKQERKRLGDLLVEAGLITESQLAEALREKAPGQKIGDALLQRGYITEQQLIEALEFQLGIPHVSLYQYPIDPKATNLVPKEFARRHMVMPLKVEGDRLLVAMADPMDFFAIDDLRLSTGFQIETAIASKDDILRAINKYYDIDEAFEDFLQTPPPEVRDDERAAEDDSPIVRLVNQILQLAVEQRASDIHIDPQETKVLIRYRIDGLLRTERALPKHMQSMLTVRIKILANMDITEHRVPQDGRIKMDIDFHPVDLRVSTLPTVYGEKIVMRVLDLGAALNDIHKLGFNPVNLDRFIRLIERPNGIVLITGPTGSGKSSTLYAALNHLNSEHVNIITIEDPVEYQIEGVNQIQVNPNVGLTFAQGLRSILRQDPNIIMVGEIRDRETAEVAIRASLTGHLVLSTLHTNDALSTITRLIDMGIEPFLVATSLAGVVSQRLVRRVCRDCQEVYEPTKRERDIFARRGIEVHQLVRGRGCPMCNMTGYRGRLAIHELLIVTDEMRRVILNNEPFSKLRELALQNKMIFLLDDGLLKVKQGLTTLEEVLKVAILH